The sequence CGCCGGGAGAAGTTTGGGATTCAGGATGCGGATGTAGGTTCCCTTCATGCCCAGCGAACGGGATTCCACCACGCCGGCGCTTTCCAGTTTACGCAGGGCGTTGACGATCACGGAGCGGGTGATGCCGACCCGGTCGGCGATTTTGCTGGCCACCAGCAATCCCTCATTTCCGTCCAGCTCGTTGAAGATGTGTTCCGCCGCCTCCAGCTCGCTGAAGGAGAGGGAGTTGATCGCCAGCTGGACGACCGCCCGGCTGCGCGCCTCCTCTTCGATCTGTCCCGCCCGTTCCCGAAGGATTTCCATTCCGGCAACGGTGGCTCCGTATTCGGCCAAAACCAGATCATCGTCGACAAATTTTTCATTCATGCGGGACAAGACGAGCGTACCCAGATGATCCCCGCCGCCGATGATCGGGACGAGGGTCGTATAGCCGTGCTTAAACATGTCCTTCATCTCAACGGGATAAGCCGTCAGGGGATCTTCCACGCTGATGTTGGCTCTCGGCTTTTCCACTTCCATCAGCGAACGGGCATACTCCCGAGGGAATTGCCGCTCCTTCAGGTACTTCTCCATCCGTTCGTTTTCGATCTCATGATCGATGGCAAGTCCCAACAGCTTCCCGTCGGGGTTGACAATATATACATTGGCTCCGATCACATCGCAAAGCGCCTGGGCCACTTCGTCAAAATCCACGAGGTGATGACCGACATTCTTCTGCAGTATCCGGGAAATTCGCCTCGTTTTTTGAAGCAAATCCATTTTCATTTCCTCCTCAATCTTTTGATCGCACCCTCTTTCGAAATTAGCAGGGTGTTTTGATATAATAGATATGGGGTTGATCTCCCCACTCCATTATGCAATATTTATAGACATGATCACAGTCGAGTTTGTGAACACTTTTTGACTTTTTATATTATTTGAAATTGCTTCCTGGCCTTTGGAAACCGTTACAGAAACGCGGCCAGGGACGGTCTCCAGATAATCCACTCGACCTTGCCGTCGACGCGGTCGATGGGAACCAGGCCGACGCTTTCGTAACGGCTGTCGCGGCTGGCATGCTTGTGGCGGTTGTCCCCCAGGACAAAGACGGTGCCCGGTTTGACCGTGACCGGTCCGAAGTTCCCGTCCTCGATTTTGGTGTCGATGTAGGGTTCCGGCACCGCCTTGCCGTTTCGGTACAACACGCCGGAACGGATCTCGATCCGGTCACCGGAGACGCCGACCACCCGTTTGACCAGATAGCGTCCGTCCTGGGCCGGATCCTCAAAGGTGATCACGTCACCCACCTGCGGTTCATTGAACAAGTAGGCAAACCGGTTGATGAACAACCGATCGCCGTCTTCCAGGGTGGGCTCCATCGACGTGCCGTTGACCACGGACAGGGCGAAGCCGTATTGATTGACGGCGAACACGAAAGCGAAGGCCAACAGACCCGTCCGCATCCACCTGAAAATGCGACGCTTCCTCATCTTTCACCTTCACTCCATCAAACGGGATTTGTAGGATTGAAAACGATGATACCAGCGGTTTGCCCATTCGGGAGTGAAGGGTTCTTCCCCCCTGCGAGCCATGCGGTCGACGCGCTCGACCGTCTCCTCGATTTTTTTCACCACTTCGTCGGGATAGGAATAGCGAACCCGGTTTTGGTCGAATTCCTCCCGGTCCACCCAACGGCGTTCCCCATCCTGTTCGACCACGAGATCCAGATCGTAGTCGATGTAGGACAGCACCCCGTTCCGGTACCGGTACGGGGAGGCGATATGGGTATACAACCGGAAATTTCCTTCCTTTCCGAACACGGCGAGGGTGTGATACCAATCAAAGCGGTGAAACCGGCCGATGGTCAGGCCTGAAAAAACCCATTCCCTCCCGTCCGCTTCCACCACTTCCACATTGTAATTGGCGATGACCAGAGGTTCCCCCTTTTCCAGGACCAGCGACTTTTTCCACGCGCGGTGCAAGCGTTCCCCGTGCTTGTAACTTTCGATCCGTATGACTGCTCCTTCCTCCGGCAGGATCATCCTTTTCCCTCCGTCATCTTTGCACATTCTCTTTATTGCCAAAACGTTGACAGATTAAAACAAGACAAAACATAAAATACCCAAAATCTTTCCAATGAACAACCGCTTCCCCCCTTGACACGGCGGCGTCCCTCAGGCATAATGGGTTAAACAACCGGACGGAATACGGGATAAACGCAATGACGGAGACCAGTACGGACGGCTTACCGTTCAGAGAGCGGCACTCTCAGGCTGCAAGGTGCCGCCGGGATGCCGCCCGGAACCCATCTCCCGAGCGGACGGTGATGAATCGGCACGGAGCACGCTCCGTTATCAAGGAGGCGGCCGGATTTTTCCTGCCGCGACGAGGTGGGCACGCTCGTGCCAAACGAGGTGGTACCGCGGAAGAGGAACCCTCTTTCGTCCTTGGGGCGAAGGAGGGTTTTCTGTTTTCTCGATTCCTACGTCAGGAGGGGAAACGGGATGAAGGGAGCGGAACGCATCTGTTTTATCGGAGCCGGCGCCATGGCGGAGGCGATGCTGGCCGGCCTGCTGAAAAATCGGCGGATCGATGCCGACAGGGTGAGCGTCTTTAACCGTCAGCGGCGGGATCGGCTGGACAAACTGAAAAGGACCTACGGCGTCCGGATTCCCGAGGACCGGGGAAGGGCGGTTCTTGAAGCGGACACCGTGATTCTGGCGGTGAAGCCGAAGGATGTGCAGGAAGCCCTCACCCAGTGGAGGGACTATTTCCACAAGGGCCAGCGGATCATCTCCGTCGCCGCCGGCATCTCCACGGAGGCGGTGGAGAAGATGATCGCCGCAGAGATTCCGGTGATCCGGGCCATGCCCAACACCTCCTGCACCATCGGACTTTCCGCCACGGCCCTCTGCGCCGGAAAGTGGGCAAAACCCGCGGACATGGAAGCGGCGCGTTACCTGTTCTCCGCCATCGGCTCCGCGGTCATCGTGGACGAAGAGGCGATGGACTCCGTGACCGCCCTGTCGGGAAGCGGCCCGGCCTATATCTATTTCATGGTCGAAGCCCTGGAACGGGCCGGGGTGGAGGCGGGACTTTCGAAGGAGATCTCCCGCGAGCTCACCCTGCAGACCCTCCTCGGCGCGGCTCACATGCTGATGGAGACCCGGGAAGAACCGGCGGAACTGCGCCGCAAGGTCACTTCCCCGGGCGGAACAACGATGGCCGGCCTGGAGGAGCTGAAACGCCGCCGATTTGATGAAGCGATCAAAAGCGCCGTCCTGCGGGCCAAATCCCGCTCGCGGGAACTGGGAAATCTGCTGGAACAGGGAGTGAAGTGACGAAAACCTGCCGGAAGCCCGGACCGACCAAGAACGTCGGGAGGAACGAAAAAAGCCGGGAAAAATGTTCCCCGGCTTTTTTCCTTATTTATTAATAGAGTGATCCCGCCGGTTTTGCACCCGGCCGCGGATCGCTTTATCCCGTCGCGCCGCCGGAAACCTTGGGTCTCTGAAACTCGAGATACGCCCGGGCCATGTCCACCGCCTTTCTGGCATCGAGATATCCCGCCTGATCGCCGGCCATCGGCTGGGCCGTGCTCATCAAAATGCTCTTCACGTCGTTCGGGCTCAGATAGGGGTTGGCCTCCAACATCAGGGCGACCACCCCGGCGCAGATGGGGGTGGCCATCGATGTGCCGGAAAGGTGGATATAATGTTCGCCGACGCGGTTTTCAGGCAGCAGCTCTTCCAGAGTCGAACCGGGCGCGGACAGGGAGACGATGTCGGTCCCCGGAGCGTACACATCCGGCTTCACCAGCTGATCGATCGTCGGCCCCCGGCTGGAAAAGGGCGCCTTCTCGTCGTCGCTCCGATCGGGGGTGTTCCGGTCGTCCGCCGCGCCGACGGTGAGAATGACCGGATCGATGCCCGGCGTGCTGATCATCAGCGGTTCGGGACCTTCGTTGCCGGCGGCGGCGCAGACGACCAGCCCGCTGTGCCACGCCCTCTCCACCGCCTGGCATAGGGGGTCGTCCCGGTACGATTCGTAGGCCGGTGCCCCGAGGGAGAGGGAGAGAATCCGGATTCCCAGCTCCTCCTTGTGCTCGACGCACCACTCCACCCCCCGAATCACCGTCGACAGACGCCCCCCTCCTTCGGCGTCCAGCACCTTCACGCCCACCAGGTTGGCTTCAGGGGCGGGACCGACGTACAATCCCTCCGAATGGTACCCTCCTCCCGCCGCATCCCCGGCGCAGTGGGTCCCGTGCCCATGGTCATCGTAAGCTTCCTCCCGGTTTCCCACCAGGTCGGCGAAGGCGATGATCCGGTTGTCCGGTTTGGTCAGATCCCCGTGGGGATGGATCCCGGTGTCGATGACGGCGATGGTGACGCCTTTCCCGGTAAACCCCAGCCGGTCGTGAACTTCAAAGGATCTGGTGGTCTTGGAAGCCACATCGAGAAAAGCGTGCACCTCGCGGTCGTAATAGATGCGGAAAACCCCTTCATGATCGGTCAAGTCGCGGATCGTGTCGGGGTGAAGCCGGCCGTAGCAGCCGTTCAGCAGCCGAATCTCCCCGCCGATGGAATCGCAGGACCGTTTCCGGCACCTGCGGAGGACATCCTTTCGCTTCTCCTCCTCCGCCTCCCTTTTGAAACGGATGATGACCGGAACCGCCTCGTCCCGTCCGTCCCCGCCCCTTTTGCGCCGCTTTCGGAGCTGATGAACCAGACCCGGATCAAGCGGGCGGGAAGCCTCTTCAAACCAGGCTTTGCCCAATTTTCTCACCCCCTCTACATCATTGTTTCGGCGGGAAAAAGGTCAATCCCTCCAAAAGACAAAAAAATAAAAACTATTAGAAAATGAGGAGAATCACACCCGCCCTTTTTCCCACTCTTTACAAAGCGGAAAAAGCCAAGGGAACGGGGCTCCCCCCATTCCGCCGTCATCCGGGACTGGCCTTCCTGATTATCCTCCCGTTTTGAAACATCAGTTCCTTTCCCAGTGTGGTGTCGCAAATATTGGCATATCCCAAATGCAAGTAAAAAGGGAGCAGCTTTCTCGTCCCTTCGTCAATGGTGATCCAGATCCGCTTCGCTCCTTTTTGGCGGAAACGCTCTTCCAAAGTGGAGACCAGGCGCCTTCCGATCCCCCTCCCCTGGTAATCGGGATGCACCGCCAGGCAATAGAAAAAACCGGTGCTTCCGTCCATGGTGCCGACTATTGCCCCGACGATGCGACCGTCCACCTCGGCCACCAGGACCAGATCGCGATCCCGCGCCAATTGTTTCGCCAGTTCCTGAAGGGTTTCCCTTTCCGAATCGCGTGACGCGGTCAACTGCCAAATCCGGGAAACATCATGGACATCGGACAATTGAAACGATCGAAGCAGCATGACACGATCACTCCTCTGATGGCCCGATTCTTTAAGTTTATCTCATCGAACTCCTGTTGACAATGTGCGACTTCAAAGCTTTAAAATGCCGGTTTGTCAGCCGAAACCGGGTCCGATGAACGTATCCGAAGCCTTGACACCCCCTTCGTCATTTCGCCATTCCCGCCCAGGGGAGAAAGAGCAGGAGTGAAATCGACACGAATCCCCGCAGCGGAACCTCCACCCAGCTGACAAACAGGGCCCCCAGGAGCACAACGGCCCAGATAAACAGGGACCATCCGGCCAAACCGTTGGAGACTCGCTTGTTCTGAAACATGACGCCCGTGGATATCAGACCGCTGATCGCATAACACGTGTTGCTGAACACACCCGTCATGCGGATCAGCAATCGGTCCCAAGCGTTAAAATGGCCCGCCAGCTCCGGCGACGGCATCTGCATGAACAGCTCGGAAAGGGCCGGAATGATGGTCATCTGAATCAGATCGTGCAGAATCTCCGTGGCGGCCCCGATAATCCAGATCAAGAGGGCCATCTGCAGGACGGGACGGTACATCGAATGAAATCCCGACAGCCAAATGTAAAAGGCGAGAGTGATCGCCAGCGTGGCAAACATCCAGCTTGCCCATGACCAGAAAACAGCCGTCTCGTGCTCGGCAATGTAGTACATCCGCTCCATCTGGGTACCGCGAAATGTTCCGGTGAGGTACACTCCCATCAAGGTGAGCGCGGCCACATGGATGACTGCCGCTCCCTTGAGCACCCAGGGATGCCATTCCGTCAACTTCCACCTGTGGGTTCGGCTCCAATTCATCGGCCACGCCCCCATACCAATAATTTTTCATCGATTCTGAGGACACCTAATATGTTATATATCCAAAAAAGCGGAAGGAAAAAACAACAATCGACAAATCCGGTGTCCTCACGCAGACGAAAAAGCAAAAAGGCGGCGAACGGACAACCTTCCGATAACGGGGGGCTTTCCCTGAAACTTTCGCGGAGGGGACGGTCCGATCGCTAAAGTCGCACCAGGGGAAAACGCTCATGTTATTAACAGAAACGAAAAAAACAGAAAAAGAGTTCCCTTCCGCGACAGCCGTCCCGCGGCAGCACTTCTTCCCGCTCCGCTGATGAATGATACAATGGGGAAAAAACGGGGGGCGATAAACCATGTCTTCCTCTCATCCGCAAACCGTCGTCCGATCCGTCTGCCCGCTGGACTGCCCCGACACCTGCAGCCTCGCCGTTACCCTGAAGGAGGGACGGATCGTTCGGGTCGACGGTGATCCGGACCATCCGATCACCCGGGGAACCATCTGTCACAAAGCGCGCCATTTTCCCTCCCGGGTATACCACCCCGACAGGGTGCTGCATCCCCTGAAAAGGACCGGCCGCAAGGGCGAAGGCGCCTTCACCCGCATCACCTGGGAGGAAGCCCTGGATGAGATCACCCGGCGCATGCAGGAAATCATCCGCCGCCACGGCGCGGAAGCCATCCTGCCCTACAGCTACTACGGCAACATGGGGCTGGTGAACAACGGCAGCATGGATCGCCGCTTCTTCCACCGCCTGGGTGCCAGCCGCCTCGACCGCACCATCTGCAACGTCGCGGGCAACCGTGGATTCGAAATGACCATGGGCTTCAAGGGGGCAATCGATCCGGAAGAGACCGTCCACAGCCGCTTCATCATCGTCTGGGGCGGAAACATCGTCAGCACCAACATGCATCAGGTGATGCTCTTTGAACAGGCCCGCAAGAGAGGGGCCAAAATCGTCGCCATCGACGTTCACCGGAACCGGACCGCCCGCTGGGCCGACGAATTCATCCAGCTGTATCCCGGGACCGATGCCGCCCTCGCCCTGGCGATGATGCACACGTTGATCGAAGAGGGCTTGCTGGACCACGACTTCATCCGAACATACACCACCGGATGGGAGGAGTTCCGGAAGCGGGTCGCCGAGTACCCGCCGGAACGCGCATCCCGCATCACCGGCGTCCCGGCGGAGAGGATCGTCCGCCTGGCCCGGGAATACGGCCGGACCACCCCTTCCTTCATCCGGATCGGCAACGGACTTCAGCACCACGACAACGGCGGGATGATCGTCCGCACCATCGCCTGCCTCCCCGCCCTGACAGGGCAGTGGAAGGTGCGCGGGGGAGGCGCCCTCAAGGAAAACGGGGTCTCCGCCGTCGACAAAGCGAAGCTGGAACGCCCCGACCTCCTGCCGGACCCCGGCGTTCGGACGATCAACATGATCCGCCTGGGAGACGCCCTGCTCCACGCCGATCCGCCCATCCGTTTCCTCTTCGTTTACAACGCCAATCCGGCCCGGGTGGCTCCCGCCCAGGAAAAGGTGCTTCGGGGACTGGCCCGGGAAGACCTGTTCACCGTGGTGCACGATCTGTTCATCACCGACACGGCCCGGTTTGCCGACTTGGTCCTGCCGGCCACATCCCACTTTGAAAACCTGGATGTCTACAAATCCTACTGGCACCTGTACCTTCAGCTGGCCCGTCCGGTCATTCCGCCGCAGGGAGAGGCCATGTCCAACTTCGATCTCTTCAAAACCCTGGCCAAGCGGATGGGCTTCACCGAATCCTGTTTCGACGACACGCCGGAGGACATCATCCGCCAGGTTGCGGACCAGCCCGAAAACCCCTGGATGGAAGACGTGACCTACGAGGAACTGTCCGAAAAGGGCATCGTCAAGTTGAATCTCGCCAAACAGCCCCTTTTCCCCGACCTCTTAAAAAGACACAAAATCGCCCTCTACAGCGAGCGGATGAAGGAGGAGGGGCAGGACCCGCTCCCGAAGCACGTGCCGCTGAAAGAGGGCTTCGACGCCCGGAGAAACGGCGACGCAAGGCATCCCTTCATGTTGATCGCGGGGCCCAACCACCAGTTTCTCAACACGAGCCTGGGCAATATTGCCAAACTGCAAAAGCTGGAGGGCGAACCCCGGGTGGAAATTCATCCGGCCGACGCCGCCCGGCACGGCATTGCCGACGGCGAGGCCGTCCGGTTGTTCAACCGCCGCGGAAGCTGCATCCTGAAGGCCAAGGTGACGGAAACCACGCTTCCCGGCGTCCTCATAAGCAACGGATTGTGGTGGGGAGATTCCACCTGCGACGGAAAGGGAATCAACCAGCTGACGCCCGATCGGGAAGCCGACCTGGCGGGCGGCGCCGTTTTTTTCTCCACCGCGGTCGGCATCGAAAAGGTGTAAATTCCCCGCTAAGCGTAAACCGGCGCCCTCTCGTCGAAGGCGCCGGTTTTCCCTTTTTGCTCAGGGTGAGTTTGTCCCGTTGTCACCGCCGGCGGCTCCCTGTCCTCCGTCACGGTTTCCGGATGGATCGCCTCCCGTTTGATTTCCTCCGTTATTTCCGGAGGAGCCGCCGGAACCGCTCGAATTGCCGGAATCTCCCCCTTGGCCGGAGCCGCTTGCGGGAGATGCGTCATCGGTCGGTTTGTCGGGGTCCACTTCCACCTGTTTCGCCTGAAATTTCGGGGCCGGCGGCACCTGCCGCTGAACCACTTTGGCATCCGGGGTGGTATAAATGGAAACCGTGATAAATCCTTCACCCACATAGGTTTTGATCATGATGGGTTTTTCCAGGCTGTTCATGAACCGGAAATCCGGTCCGCCCCAGGACACCGTGGCATCCCGGCCGGCGGGGACATAGGTCACTTCCTTGCTGTGGGAATACCGGACCGTCACCCGCAGACCGGCCGCATCCACACTGTTGTACAGGGTGGAGGAGGTTTGGCAGATTCCGCCCCCGATCCCCTCGCTGTATTCGCCCCGAACGATCACCGCAGCCGGCTTGTAGCCCCGATCCGGCGTGCGCTGCCCGACCACCTGGTTGAAGGAGAAGGTTTCTCCCGGGTTGAGCACCAGATTGTTGATCGCGGCGGCGGACAGCCGAATATTAGTCGTCCGGTTCACGTTGCTCGCATCAAAATAGGTGGTGTAGCGACCGATGCGCCTCTGGTTGACCGCGCGAAGGTCCTTCTCCGTCACCCGGGGTTTCTCCGCGATGAAGGGAATTTCCTGGGGTTCGTTGAGATAATCGGACAGATGAGGCAACCAGTTCTCTTCGATTTCCTTCAGATCCATCCTCCGCCCCTCTTTGGCCGGTTGGATGGGTGCCCCCCATCGCTCCATGCGGGCGTCCTTCGCCGGTTCATCCACCTCTTTCTTGATCTCCTTCAGCCATTTCTCCAGTTTCTCCCGGTCGACAGTGGCAATGTCCTCTCCGTCATATCCGATCGACCTAAGATCCATCTCCCATTTCTTTTCCCCATCCTGAAGGATGAGCATCGCCGGTTCCGGAGGCTTCTCGGGCAAACGTTCCGTCTCCTGCCGCGCCGGCTGGACGGCCTCCGTGGTCTTGGCCTCCCCCATGAAGGCGAAGGCGGTGAGGGAACCGGCCAGAACCAGCACCAACGCCAGCGTCACGCCGGAAACGGCGCGGGGATTCAACCGGTCCAGGGGCAGGCGGCGGATGAGCGGCATCCTCTCCAGCAGGCGGATCAGGCCCTGTCCCGTCCGGTCAAACACCGATTGGGCGCCCTGTTCCCCCAACCGATCCTTGCGGGATTGTCCGATCCTCCCGATCCTCGTTTCCCCCGCTTCCCCTGCGGCCGAACCTTCGCCAGCGCGCCCTACGACACCCGATGAAACCCTGTCACCGGATTTCCCCATGCGTTCACGCTCGTCCACAGTTCCTCTCTCCCTTTGATTTCTGAAAAAACGGTGAAGAAGGAAACTACCTTCCCTTTCCCTTCCATTTTCAAGTTTCCAAACTCAGTTCCAATTGAACCGGATCCTTGATGATGGACAGCGCCTTTTCATACACCTTGGGCAGGGCGAGAAAATCCAGCTCCTCCTCGGCCACCCACCTCCATCCCGGCGGAAGGGGGCGGGTCGGGTCGGCCGCCCTGCCGCTCACCACCACCGCCCGCCAGCGGCGGTGGCTGAAAACATGTTCCACCTGCCCCAAAACCGGTCCCGGTTCAATCGGAAAACCCTTCTTTTGAAAATATCGCCCCAGAGTTTCCCGGGGGGAATCATCCTTCCCCCTTTCCACCGTCGGCAGTCCCCACATCCCGGCCAAAAGCCCCTGGTCGGGCCGCCGCGCGAGCAACATCCGCCCGTCCCCGTCGACAACCCATCCGAATACGACGGAAACCGGCTGCGGCGCCTTACCCTTGCGCTTGACGGGAAAATCCCTCACCCTTCCCTGCGCGTAAGCCCGGCATTCCCGAACCAGCGGGCAACGGTCGCAGGCCGGGGAGGAAGGACTGCAGACCAAGGCGCCCAGTTCCATCAGCGCCTGATTGAAATCCCCGGGGCGATCCTCCGGGATCAGTTCCATCGCCAGCGCCTCCATCCGGCGCCGGGTGGCGGCCCGGGTGATATCCTCTTCGATGGCGAAAAGTCGGGAAAAGACCCTCATCACGTTTCCGTCCACCGCGGGAACGCGCCGATTGTACGCGATGCTCAGCACGGCGCCGACGGTGTACGGGCCCACTCCCTTCAGGCGGCCCATCACCTCCCGGTCATCGGGCACTTTGCCTCCGTAGGAGGCGACCACCTCCCGAACCGCCGCGTGCAGATTGCGGACGCGGGAATAATATCCCAGCCCTTCCCACGCTTTGATCACCTCCTCCTCGGAGGCGGAAGCCAAGTCCTTGAGCGTGGGGAACCGTTGCATGAAACGCTCATAGTACGGGATCACCGTGTCGACCCGCGTTTGTTGCAACATCACTTCGGACACCCATATTTTATACGGATCCCTTTCCCTGCGCCAGGGCAGGTCCCTCTTGTTTTTGTCATACCAGGAGAGCAGCTTTGTGCGGAACGCATCCACAACCTCGGAATCCAGCCGCTCTTCGCCGGACTTTTCCACAGCCTCCCCACTCCTTTGCCCCAAAACCCCGGTCCGCTTCGACAATCGCTGACCGATTTTATCCTTTTTCTTCAACCGCATCCTTTTATCCTGCCAAAGGTCCAGGCTTGGATCCCTTTTCCGTCGATCCAGTCCTTCATCCTTATAAAAATCCCCTCCTCCGATCTCCTGCGCCGGTGAACAATCCGCTCGGCGGCATCCCTGCTCCCCACGCGGATCACTTCCACAAACAGCCCCGGCTGATCGCACCCTTCCAGAAACTCATGCTCCTTCACCGGCGCGATTCGCGACGTCGCTTCCCTGATTTCTTCCGCATGGCGAAGGAAGATGTCGCGCCGGGAAGGATCGATGCGGTATTCGACAAAAACCGTGAAGGTTTCGGACCCGTGGGTTTTCATCCTGAACCCGCTCCTTTCCCGAATCCAGTTTACCAAAAACGGCCCGGCCTGTTGCCCGTCAAAGGGTGAACGAATAAAGCTCCCGGAAAGGTTTATCGCTTATAATAGGTTTATAACCGGCTAACAGTCAGGAGGTTGTCATGGACACGGGGACTCACTTTGCGATGGGCATCGGACTGTTCGGCCTGGCACACCTGGATCCCGCGGTGGCTTCCCATCCGGTCACGGCGCAGGCCGTGCTTTTGGGGACGGTCCTCGGTTCCCAGGCTCCGGATTTTGACGGATTGTTCCGCATCAAAGGCGGCGCGGCTTATATCCGCCAGCACCGGGGGGCCAGCCACTCCTTTCCGATGGTCTTTGTCTGGACCTTCCTGATCGCCTCCATCCTTTCCCTCACCCACGAGGGGGCAGCCCTATCCTCCCTCTGGATGTGGACGTTTCTTGCCGTCGCCGTCCATGTTTTGTCCGACTGCTTCAATTCATACGGAACCCAGGCCCTCCGCCCGCTGTCCCGCCGGTGGATCGCCTGGGACGTGCTCAATATCATCGATCCCTTCATCTTGACCGCCCACCTTGCGGGATTTCTTCTTTGGTGGCGGACGCAGGTCCATCCCGGCGTTTTGTTTGCCGGAATCTACGGCCTCATTATCCTCTACACGGCATGGCGGTGGCGGATTCACCGCTCCCTGGTGCGAATGGTTCAGAAGCAGGCGAAACAGGCCAAACGCATCAGCGTCCTTCCCACGATCCGTCCCTCCCGTTGGAAACTGGT comes from Planifilum fulgidum and encodes:
- the codY gene encoding GTP-sensing pleiotropic transcriptional regulator CodY, with amino-acid sequence MDLLQKTRRISRILQKNVGHHLVDFDEVAQALCDVIGANVYIVNPDGKLLGLAIDHEIENERMEKYLKERQFPREYARSLMEVEKPRANISVEDPLTAYPVEMKDMFKHGYTTLVPIIGGGDHLGTLVLSRMNEKFVDDDLVLAEYGATVAGMEILRERAGQIEEEARSRAVVQLAINSLSFSELEAAEHIFNELDGNEGLLVASKIADRVGITRSVIVNALRKLESAGVVESRSLGMKGTYIRILNPKLLPALEKARH
- the lepB gene encoding signal peptidase I; translation: MRKRRIFRWMRTGLLAFAFVFAVNQYGFALSVVNGTSMEPTLEDGDRLFINRFAYLFNEPQVGDVITFEDPAQDGRYLVKRVVGVSGDRIEIRSGVLYRNGKAVPEPYIDTKIEDGNFGPVTVKPGTVFVLGDNRHKHASRDSRYESVGLVPIDRVDGKVEWIIWRPSLAAFL
- a CDS encoding DUF402 domain-containing protein yields the protein MILPEEGAVIRIESYKHGERLHRAWKKSLVLEKGEPLVIANYNVEVVEADGREWVFSGLTIGRFHRFDWYHTLAVFGKEGNFRLYTHIASPYRYRNGVLSYIDYDLDLVVEQDGERRWVDREEFDQNRVRYSYPDEVVKKIEETVERVDRMARRGEEPFTPEWANRWYHRFQSYKSRLME
- the proC gene encoding pyrroline-5-carboxylate reductase, with product MKGAERICFIGAGAMAEAMLAGLLKNRRIDADRVSVFNRQRRDRLDKLKRTYGVRIPEDRGRAVLEADTVILAVKPKDVQEALTQWRDYFHKGQRIISVAAGISTEAVEKMIAAEIPVIRAMPNTSCTIGLSATALCAGKWAKPADMEAARYLFSAIGSAVIVDEEAMDSVTALSGSGPAYIYFMVEALERAGVEAGLSKEISRELTLQTLLGAAHMLMETREEPAELRRKVTSPGGTTMAGLEELKRRRFDEAIKSAVLRAKSRSRELGNLLEQGVK
- a CDS encoding S8 family peptidase; amino-acid sequence: MGKAWFEEASRPLDPGLVHQLRKRRKRGGDGRDEAVPVIIRFKREAEEEKRKDVLRRCRKRSCDSIGGEIRLLNGCYGRLHPDTIRDLTDHEGVFRIYYDREVHAFLDVASKTTRSFEVHDRLGFTGKGVTIAVIDTGIHPHGDLTKPDNRIIAFADLVGNREEAYDDHGHGTHCAGDAAGGGYHSEGLYVGPAPEANLVGVKVLDAEGGGRLSTVIRGVEWCVEHKEELGIRILSLSLGAPAYESYRDDPLCQAVERAWHSGLVVCAAAGNEGPEPLMISTPGIDPVILTVGAADDRNTPDRSDDEKAPFSSRGPTIDQLVKPDVYAPGTDIVSLSAPGSTLEELLPENRVGEHYIHLSGTSMATPICAGVVALMLEANPYLSPNDVKSILMSTAQPMAGDQAGYLDARKAVDMARAYLEFQRPKVSGGATG
- a CDS encoding GNAT family N-acetyltransferase, producing the protein MLLRSFQLSDVHDVSRIWQLTASRDSERETLQELAKQLARDRDLVLVAEVDGRIVGAIVGTMDGSTGFFYCLAVHPDYQGRGIGRRLVSTLEERFRQKGAKRIWITIDEGTRKLLPFYLHLGYANICDTTLGKELMFQNGRIIRKASPG
- a CDS encoding molybdopterin-containing oxidoreductase family protein, with translation MSSSHPQTVVRSVCPLDCPDTCSLAVTLKEGRIVRVDGDPDHPITRGTICHKARHFPSRVYHPDRVLHPLKRTGRKGEGAFTRITWEEALDEITRRMQEIIRRHGAEAILPYSYYGNMGLVNNGSMDRRFFHRLGASRLDRTICNVAGNRGFEMTMGFKGAIDPEETVHSRFIIVWGGNIVSTNMHQVMLFEQARKRGAKIVAIDVHRNRTARWADEFIQLYPGTDAALALAMMHTLIEEGLLDHDFIRTYTTGWEEFRKRVAEYPPERASRITGVPAERIVRLAREYGRTTPSFIRIGNGLQHHDNGGMIVRTIACLPALTGQWKVRGGGALKENGVSAVDKAKLERPDLLPDPGVRTINMIRLGDALLHADPPIRFLFVYNANPARVAPAQEKVLRGLAREDLFTVVHDLFITDTARFADLVLPATSHFENLDVYKSYWHLYLQLARPVIPPQGEAMSNFDLFKTLAKRMGFTESCFDDTPEDIIRQVADQPENPWMEDVTYEELSEKGIVKLNLAKQPLFPDLLKRHKIALYSERMKEEGQDPLPKHVPLKEGFDARRNGDARHPFMLIAGPNHQFLNTSLGNIAKLQKLEGEPRVEIHPADAARHGIADGEAVRLFNRRGSCILKAKVTETTLPGVLISNGLWWGDSTCDGKGINQLTPDREADLAGGAVFFSTAVGIEKV
- a CDS encoding VanW family protein codes for the protein MDERERMGKSGDRVSSGVVGRAGEGSAAGEAGETRIGRIGQSRKDRLGEQGAQSVFDRTGQGLIRLLERMPLIRRLPLDRLNPRAVSGVTLALVLVLAGSLTAFAFMGEAKTTEAVQPARQETERLPEKPPEPAMLILQDGEKKWEMDLRSIGYDGEDIATVDREKLEKWLKEIKKEVDEPAKDARMERWGAPIQPAKEGRRMDLKEIEENWLPHLSDYLNEPQEIPFIAEKPRVTEKDLRAVNQRRIGRYTTYFDASNVNRTTNIRLSAAAINNLVLNPGETFSFNQVVGQRTPDRGYKPAAVIVRGEYSEGIGGGICQTSSTLYNSVDAAGLRVTVRYSHSKEVTYVPAGRDATVSWGGPDFRFMNSLEKPIMIKTYVGEGFITVSIYTTPDAKVVQRQVPPAPKFQAKQVEVDPDKPTDDASPASGSGQGGDSGNSSGSGGSSGNNGGNQTGGDPSGNRDGGQGAAGGDNGTNSP
- the mutY gene encoding A/G-specific adenine glycosylase, giving the protein MRLKKKDKIGQRLSKRTGVLGQRSGEAVEKSGEERLDSEVVDAFRTKLLSWYDKNKRDLPWRRERDPYKIWVSEVMLQQTRVDTVIPYYERFMQRFPTLKDLASASEEEVIKAWEGLGYYSRVRNLHAAVREVVASYGGKVPDDREVMGRLKGVGPYTVGAVLSIAYNRRVPAVDGNVMRVFSRLFAIEEDITRAATRRRMEALAMELIPEDRPGDFNQALMELGALVCSPSSPACDRCPLVRECRAYAQGRVRDFPVKRKGKAPQPVSVVFGWVVDGDGRMLLARRPDQGLLAGMWGLPTVERGKDDSPRETLGRYFQKKGFPIEPGPVLGQVEHVFSHRRWRAVVVSGRAADPTRPLPPGWRWVAEEELDFLALPKVYEKALSIIKDPVQLELSLET